Proteins from a single region of Segatella copri:
- a CDS encoding PDDEXK nuclease domain-containing protein, protein MTTDNKDNRLSIENSDYAEILRHAVAVIEHARTEIARHVNGYVSTAYWEIGQILHERKIESGYGDSVVRRLSADLKERYPKMGVSPRNLWYMKKFYERYAGHNEKVQRSVALLPWSHNMLLLSKGLNDEATLYYAQETVTKGWNRDLLLNAIKLNMYETQTLARVDNNFDRTLPAEQAQYANEVFSSSYNLGFLGVTSPILELELEDRLVKAITRFLMELGNGFTFIGNQHVLEYNGKESKVDMLFFHRGLRCLVAVDLKIGPFKPEYAGKMNYYLSLLDRLERGADENRSIGIILCAEKDRVEVELALEDMGKPIGVADYQLIVPKEKLQKVLTDEIKAFSEEKEKKIN, encoded by the coding sequence ATGACAACAGACAATAAAGACAACAGGCTCTCAATAGAGAACAGCGATTATGCCGAGATACTGCGACACGCTGTCGCAGTAATTGAGCATGCTCGGACAGAAATAGCCCGTCATGTCAATGGCTATGTCTCTACCGCTTATTGGGAGATTGGTCAAATACTTCATGAGCGCAAGATTGAAAGTGGGTATGGTGACAGCGTTGTAAGACGGTTGTCAGCAGACCTTAAAGAACGTTATCCAAAGATGGGTGTTTCACCACGAAATCTGTGGTATATGAAAAAGTTCTATGAACGTTATGCAGGGCATAATGAGAAAGTGCAACGGAGCGTTGCACTTTTGCCGTGGTCACATAACATGCTGTTGTTGAGCAAGGGACTGAATGATGAAGCCACGCTATATTATGCGCAGGAAACCGTAACCAAAGGCTGGAATCGCGACTTGTTGCTCAATGCCATCAAACTCAATATGTATGAGACACAGACATTGGCACGAGTAGATAACAATTTCGACCGCACTCTTCCTGCCGAGCAAGCGCAGTATGCCAATGAGGTATTTAGCAGCAGCTACAATCTCGGCTTCTTAGGTGTGACAAGTCCCATTCTGGAGCTTGAACTTGAAGACCGCCTTGTAAAAGCTATTACTCGTTTCCTTATGGAACTTGGTAATGGTTTCACTTTCATTGGCAACCAGCATGTATTGGAATACAATGGTAAAGAAAGTAAGGTAGATATGTTGTTTTTCCATCGTGGACTGCGCTGCCTTGTTGCTGTTGACCTAAAGATAGGTCCTTTCAAACCAGAGTATGCAGGTAAGATGAACTATTATCTGTCTCTGCTTGACCGTCTTGAACGTGGTGCAGACGAGAACCGTTCCATAGGAATCATACTTTGTGCGGAAAAAGACCGTGTAGAGGTGGAACTTGCACTTGAAGATATGGGAAAACCTATTGGAGTGGCGGATTATCAGTTGATAGTACCGAAAGAGAAATTACAGAAAGTCCTTACTGATGAGATAAAGGCATTTAGTGAGGAAAAAGAAAAAAAGATTAATTGA